The Solea solea chromosome 15, fSolSol10.1, whole genome shotgun sequence genome segment CAAGTCCACGTAGGGCATAACCTGCATGAGGTTGTCCTTGAAGAACTGGCAGATGAAGGGCGCGGAGAGGTTCAGGCAAAACAGCTTGTTATTTTCAGAAGCATGCTTAGCCACTTTGAGGATGGACTCCAAAGAGACTGTCAGGAAGAAACCCTGGAGGGAATGAATGACATTGGGTCAGGACTAATGTGCTTTTTATATCTTGACGGACTCTAATGAATTACAGAAACTGCGCTACTTTGTCACCCCCAAGTCCCCCTGTGGCTCATTTATGGACCACACACGGACATAAAGATGAATCTACCGGACATGAGGTGACCTGAATATCATACGTAAATGACACAACATGCTGTCCAGTGATTTGCTAACCAGTACTCACAGCTATATAGTAGACTTTAGCTTTCTCCACCAGCATCCAGTTTTCTTCAAGGTCTAGATGCTTCTCCTTCTTATAACAATTAGCAGCAGCTAGGTGAGCGACCAGAGACCTGAGGGAAGGAAATGACAAGAGATGAATATGCGTGATACGGTTATTATATGAAGACAATATCGTTATTATAATTAACCTACCTGTTATCTCCGGTGATGCAAGCAGCACACGTCCCTGTGGGCTCCTCGTCCTGCTCGTAGTAGTGTGCGTCGATGTGGGCTTCCTCCGCCTTCTGCTTCAGGATCTGTCCAAACTTGTCTTTGCCGATGCAGCCGAAAAACGTGCCCACATTATGAGGTTCTTGGATCATCCACTGCAAAGGACATGTCGCATCAGTACGAGTCGAGTCTCTTCTCTCCGGGGGCGTCGCTTCAGTGTGATTTCActtcgtgtttgtgtgtaaacaggaagcgACAGAGAGCAGGAAGTTTGTGTGTACGTGACTGACCTGAGCAATCTTAATGGAGTTCTGCGTGGCTCCCCCAGCGTGGTATTCaacattgaatttcttcaccaACTCCTCAAAACTGCAGAGACAAACAGTTCATTTctataatgtgtgttttctaaaTGAGATTAAACGACATGTAGGTTTTTTCTCACTCCTACActgtccttctgtctgtctgtctgccaaaTACAAAGTTTCACACCTCGACTCACACCGTAGTATATTCTTAAAAATTACAGCCTGTGTCCGTTTGGTTCCAAAGATGTAGCCAGATTCTTCAAGGGATAGTTACAGTATTTGGGCAATTTTGCCAATTCCCTCTTTTACCTTGACTATGGCTGAGCAGCATTTGGAATTtttattaatacattcattaatacaAGTGTGAGAATACTGTTTATACCGTCGCAAAACACACCAGCATCTGCGTATCTGCATTCTCTCCACTTTAGAGAACGCGGATgctctttaatttatttaccGCCACCGACTCAATATTGACACAGGTAAACAGAAGATTCCTTTATCCAACCAGTAAAATCGTATTTCATGCTCTAACAGAGTAcagctttgattcactcagctcctgctggtgtattctctctctctccccatatCACTCATTGACAGATATTAAAACATGCTGTAGTTAGAGGTCAAAGACGCAGGTATGATGACATCTACTGCACGTTACTGAAAAGTGTGTCATTTCATTGGATTGGAGAGAAAGTTGACAGGAGCGGGGAGCAGAGATCTGCAGAGCCTGTCTTAGTCCATATCAAGCAGTCTTAGCCTAGAATTAAAATGTACAGAAACATAAGGCTCAGCTGGTAAAATGAACATGCATGACTGATCACTGGTTATAACGTTTGAGTTACGTAACGCAATGACTAAAGCGTCACTCTGACATTCTGCACAGGGCTTTTGAATTGAGCTCTATGTTATGAGCTCTAAACATAGCTGTAAATTCACATTAACCCACACACAgatatatgcatgtgtgtggtttacatAAGTGTGAAGGAGAAAGTGCTGACTGCCATTTAAGGCCCTGAGACTGGGTCAGAGGTTGCAAAGAAGAGGACACATCTGGGAGGCAGGGAGAAACATCATGTAGGGGGTGTCTTTCTGTTGTGGAAATGTCACATTTCCACCACCCCCCCACAGTGACAAATGTCTTCCCTACTAAGCCTCTGCTTACTGAACGTCAGCCAACATTACTGCTCCAGCACTGGGAATCATGAGTACACATCTTCTCTAACATTAATAATTCACAAGTATGCCCAGCtcattgtttgttgtgtttatattttccTACTCAAACAGCTTGCTGTAACAAATGTCTTAATTTTGAGTGTTAATATAAGTATCTGTACCAAAGAGAGACTATCTCTGCCATTATAACTATAATACTCTCCCACACTTGCTGCCACATatgagttttttctttttttttatctcctgcTGTTAAATGTTTGCTTTCTCGCTCTTGTCTCAGAGGGACTGGGAGGTTAAGTGTCCTGGCTTCCTATTGGCTCTCTACTGCATCTGCTGCTCTGCCATTGGCTGTCTACAGAGGAACGGAGGTCAGTTGTGTTGATTTCTGGTGCCTGCCTGTTTTGACTAGCCTTCTCTGGAACAAAGAGGCGCAAACTTGAACGAGGATACAGgaacatgactttttttcccctacgCAGACAAAACCCAGTTAGTAGACAATGTGCAGGATTCCTAAAAACCTATTAGTTACATGAAAAGATGAATACTAACAGTGCTTTGTGGCTGTCATCTGCCAGGATCTGGTCATTGGGTTTCAAAGCATATCTGCaattaaaagagaaaacagaggcaTCAGTTTCTTCAAGTGATCAGAACTTTATCAAACAAGTCTAAACCCTGCTTAAAAGGTTTGTGACTCATATCTGTTGGAAAGATTACAGGCACAGTAATGGAGTTGCAAAAAGTGTTGTCACACTTCAAATACGatgaattaaacattttcagcCAACAACTCACAGGGAGGTACTTTGAAACTTCACTACTCCCCATCACCACCACTCAAACTTAAATTCAAATCAATATATTGGTCAACACTGCTAAGCAAAGACTAGAATCCCTGAAAGACAAATGCAGGTTGGGGATTAAGGTGCAGCTTTAGTCCCTCTTTGAGTGAGACCGAGTTTGAGCTGGTTTATCTCTAATCCACAAGTTTGAGATTTGAGAGTGGACTCTGAGCTGAAGTCTTTGCCCTGGTCAACTAACAGAGCTTGGAAAGAGAACAGCTATTCTGACTGTGCAGGCTGGTGATggtgatttatatatatatgaccgTTACACAAAACCTCTTGAACCCAAAAACCTTACATTTCTTAATCAGGATAAATTATTGAGTCACACAATGACTTTTTGTGTTCTGCCTACAGTCCTCTTGACACGATTTAACTCCACTGTTTACAATCACTGCCTCGGCCAAAAAGCTCATTTAATTTCCACACGTTGTTGGTTGGTTTACATAAGAAGTGCTGAGCCTGTTTACACTAAACTTGATAGTGGGACGGAGGGGAAAATGCCTTAGGATCATAATTGGACACATTTGGTCTTGGGCAAGTTACTGGTTATTCATGTACACATAATACCCCCAAAAAGGGAAGGCACATATTATTTCATTCAGCTGAAACTGTCTAGTACATGCTGTATTGATGTAATGTGAGGAGACACTCAGATTTCAGATTGTATTATAGCTGCACATCAGCTGAACCATACAGCTCTGCTGCCGCTTCCTGTGCTCTGCTTGCTGTCCTCGCCCTCTTGTATCTTCATTGATCAGattacaacataaacacaatctCTTATGGACAGGCTGTCACATGGAAAACCTCACTGACACTAAACGTCTAGATTTCCCATAATCAGATTATGACTGTGCTTGGGCAGCAGCAAAATGACAGACCTGGACTCCATGTCCGTCTTTAACAAAGCAAAACTCATACagcaaaaagaacaaaatgcaAATATTGGTTACTATTTCTTGTGCCTGTGTTATTCTCgggagaatttaaaaaaataaactatatGTGAATTAAACTTCAAGTACATGAACACTAAATGAGTCACCTGTAGTGTATAACTTTT includes the following:
- the adka gene encoding adenosine kinase isoform X2, yielding MTTASPNSLFGMGNPLLDICAVVDKDFLDKYALKPNDQILADDSHKALFEELVKKFNVEYHAGGATQNSIKIAQWMIQEPHNVGTFFGCIGKDKFGQILKQKAEEAHIDAHYYEQDEEPTGTCAACITGDNRSLVAHLAAANCYKKEKHLDLEENWMLVEKAKVYYIAGFFLTVSLESILKVAKHASENNKLFCLNLSAPFICQFFKDNLMQVMPYVDLLFGNETEASAFAKEQDFETKDIKEIAKKTQALPKVNKKRQRIVVFTQGNDDTVLASGDKTETFPVEKVDPKDIVDTNGAGDAFVGGFLSELVQEKPLDLCVRAGHYAGHVIIKQSGCTFPEKPDYK
- the adka gene encoding adenosine kinase isoform X1, which produces MASDEPTAKKPKLSEKKEKENTECPGETAAAKLSPNSLFGMGNPLLDICAVVDKDFLDKYALKPNDQILADDSHKALFEELVKKFNVEYHAGGATQNSIKIAQWMIQEPHNVGTFFGCIGKDKFGQILKQKAEEAHIDAHYYEQDEEPTGTCAACITGDNRSLVAHLAAANCYKKEKHLDLEENWMLVEKAKVYYIAGFFLTVSLESILKVAKHASENNKLFCLNLSAPFICQFFKDNLMQVMPYVDLLFGNETEASAFAKEQDFETKDIKEIAKKTQALPKVNKKRQRIVVFTQGNDDTVLASGDKTETFPVEKVDPKDIVDTNGAGDAFVGGFLSELVQEKPLDLCVRAGHYAGHVIIKQSGCTFPEKPDYK